The segment GTCGATAGCGGCGGCGGTGACCCCAAGTCGACCTGCCGTGTCACGATCAATAGCGACGAAGGCCTGAAGGCCACGCTCTTGAAGGTCATTGGCAACATTGGCGAGGAGAGGTACCTGTTGTAATCGTTCGAGGAGTCGGGGTGTCCAAGTGTCGATAGTAATTGAGTCTGGTGATTCGAGGGTGAATTGATATTGGGTACGGCTCACCCGATTATCGATAGTTACGTCTTGAACCGGTTGTAGGTAGAGGGAAATTCCCGGAACGGCTGTCGCCTCGTCTTGTAATCGCAGAATTACTGCGCGTGCATTTTCCTGGCGTTCGCTGAGCGGTTTGAGAGTAATAAGCATTCGTCCAGTATTGAGGGCAGCATTGGTACCGTCTACCCCGATTAAAGACGCAACGCTTTCCACCGCTGGGTCACGGCCAACTACTTCTGCGAGGGCCTTTTGATACTCGGCCATAACGGCAGAAGAGACCGCTGACGAAGCCTCGGAGAAACCTTGAAGGGTGCCAGTGTCCTGAATTGGCAGAAAGCCTTTGGGGACTATCCAATACAATGCCACGCTGCATGTCAATGTGACTATGGCGACCACCAAAGTCGCGCCCTGGTGATCGAGGACCCAATTTAGGACACGTCCATAACCCGCAACCATGGTATCGAAGATATATCCACCCACTTGAGAAAAACGGTTGGTTGTGGCGGCAGTGGGGTGGCGCAAAAGTCGAGCGCACATCATTGGGGTCAGAGTCAAGGAGACTACGGCAGAGATTAGGATCGACACCGCCAAAGTAATGGCAAACTCCCGGAATAATCGACCTACTACATCGCCCATAAATAAGAGCGGAATAAGCACTGCGACTAGCGAAAAGGTTAGGGAAATGATGGTGAATCCGATCTGTCCGGCACCGTCGAGCGCCGCCTGCCGTGGAGAAGCGCCTTGTTCGATATGACGGGTAATGTTCTCGACCATCACGATGGCGTCATCCACCACAAAGCCGGTACCAATAGTTAACGCCATGAGCGTTAGATTGTTAATACTGAAGCCGGCGAGATATAAAGCGGAAAAGGTGCCCACCAGTGATACCGGTACGGCCACGGCCGGGATTACGGTGGCGGAGAGATTGCGCAGGAACAGGAAGATCACCGCTACTACCAGGGCCACAGCGATCAACAGCGCGTGTTGTACGTCGTTCACCGAGGCGCGGATGGTTACGGTGCGGTCGGTGAGTAGGCGTAGGTTGATGTCGCCGGGTAGGGCGGTACCTAGTTGGGGGAGCAGGGATTTGACTCGGTCTACCACCTCGATGACGTTGGCCCCAGGCTGACGTTGAACGTTTACCAAGAGGGCAGGGGTAGTATCGGCCCAGGCCTTGATATGTACGTTCTCGGCATCTTCTACCACTGTTGCGATCTCGCCGAGTCGTAGTGGTGCATCATTTCGATAGGCAACGATTAGGCGTCGGTAGTCATCAGCGGAATGAAGTTGGTCGTTGGCGTCGATGGTCGACGCTTGGGTAGGGCCGTCGAATCCACCCTTGGATTGGTTGACGTTGGCGTTGGCGATGGCAGTGCGTAGGTCTTCGAGGCCCAACCCGGTTGCGGCCAGGGCGGGGGGATTCACCTGGATACGCACCGCTGGACGTTGCCCACCGCTTACACTGACCAGTCCTACCCCTGGGAGTTGGGCTATACGTTGGGCGACGCGGGTATCCACCAGATCCTGAACCTTGGCCAGGGGAAGAGTGGCGGAGGTGATGGCGAGTGTCAGAATTGGGGCATCCGCCGGATTGACCTTGTTGTAGATGGGGGGGGCTGGTAGGTCGGTGGGCAAAAAGGTGGCAGCGGCGTTAATAGCGGCCTGGACCCCTTGCTCCGCGACATCCAACGCCAATGCTAGGTTGAACTGAAGAGTGATTACTGATGCCCCTCCCGAACTGGTTGAAGACATCTGATTGAGTCCTGGTATCTGACCGAATTGACGTTCCAGGGCAGCGGTGATGGAGGAGGTCATCACCTCGGGGCTGGCGCCGGGATAGAGGGTGACCACCTGTATTGTCGGGTAGTCCACCTGAGGCAGTGCGGAGAGCGGCAACAGCCGGTAGGCCACCGTTCCCACCAGGACAAGGGCGAACGTCAGCAACACTGTAGCGACCGGACGGAGAATGAATAGGCGCGAAGGATTCATATTGATATTCGATAGTCTGTTAGTCGTCAGCTTCACCTATGCGCTGGTAGAAATCTCTCCGCTAATTAACCCAAGTTGTTACCTATGCGGTGAGAAAAGAAAAAGCTCTTCTCCCCCGGGAGAGGGGAGAAAAGCGTGCTAGATAGCAACTTGGGTTAATTATGAGTATTCGCATGCACTTTGGAAGAACTCGCTGCTTTGTTTTATTCGGGCCTTGAGTTCATGCGTGATATTCTCAAAACGTGCGCCATAATGGTGGGCACCATTAAGTGATTGATACCAGACTATTGTCGCGTCTACCTCATATCCGGGGCTTTGCTGGTACTGTTCGAAGGTCTCCATGGGGAGCTTGATGCT is part of the Gammaproteobacteria bacterium genome and harbors:
- the mdtB gene encoding multidrug efflux pump RND permease subunit MdtB yields the protein MNPSRLFILRPVATVLLTFALVLVGTVAYRLLPLSALPQVDYPTIQVVTLYPGASPEVMTSSITAALERQFGQIPGLNQMSSTSSGGASVITLQFNLALALDVAEQGVQAAINAAATFLPTDLPAPPIYNKVNPADAPILTLAITSATLPLAKVQDLVDTRVAQRIAQLPGVGLVSVSGGQRPAVRIQVNPPALAATGLGLEDLRTAIANANVNQSKGGFDGPTQASTIDANDQLHSADDYRRLIVAYRNDAPLRLGEIATVVEDAENVHIKAWADTTPALLVNVQRQPGANVIEVVDRVKSLLPQLGTALPGDINLRLLTDRTVTIRASVNDVQHALLIAVALVVAVIFLFLRNLSATVIPAVAVPVSLVGTFSALYLAGFSINNLTLMALTIGTGFVVDDAIVMVENITRHIEQGASPRQAALDGAGQIGFTIISLTFSLVAVLIPLLFMGDVVGRLFREFAITLAVSILISAVVSLTLTPMMCARLLRHPTAATTNRFSQVGGYIFDTMVAGYGRVLNWVLDHQGATLVVAIVTLTCSVALYWIVPKGFLPIQDTGTLQGFSEASSAVSSAVMAEYQKALAEVVGRDPAVESVASLIGVDGTNAALNTGRMLITLKPLSERQENARAVILRLQDEATAVPGISLYLQPVQDVTIDNRVSRTQYQFTLESPDSITIDTWTPRLLERLQQVPLLANVANDLQERGLQAFVAIDRDTAGRLGVTAAAIDNALYDAFGQRLISTVFTQSNQYRVVLEADSAWQQRGLAALEDLYVTGTNGKQIRLSSVAHIEERNAPLAIHHLGQFPTVTFSFDLAPGHSLGEAVTAIQTVTRELDLPPNMRLNFQGATAAFQSSLTNTLLLILAAIVTMYIVLGVLYESYIHPVTILSTLPSAGVGALLALKISGADLDVIAIIGIILLIGIVKKNGILMIDFAIDAERQAGKSPREAIYQASLLRFRPILMTTMAALFAALPLMLDTGMGSELRRPLGITLVGGLLVSQVLTLFTTPVIYLAFSQIAQKMRRKTSEVVTNI